The following proteins are co-located in the Zonotrichia albicollis isolate bZonAlb1 chromosome 1, bZonAlb1.hap1, whole genome shotgun sequence genome:
- the LOC141728183 gene encoding erythroblast NAD(P)(+)--arginine ADP-ribosyltransferase-like, which produces MTVATVAITMVPLDMAQNSFDDQYLNCRDEMTEKLPELKRSDFLKNNTFEKVWKNATAKWQKGGSDSSTLTKDQAIALLVYTMKSVYSDFNKAVRTAGNSSWEYHDNFYFKTLHFLLTDVLQKLRNPKNCLDVFQLVNSYQFEVKTGAKICFGQFASSSLDKTVAKYYGTDTMFEVHTCHGMDIQKFSFSQSDKEVLIPPFETFEVSDVKTEGSMLNIVLRSTGNSRNFNCGSLPRKSPNLGGLLLATMAMAVAIGTL; this is translated from the exons atgACTGTGGCCACTGTGGCCATCACGATGGTGCCCCTGGACATGGCCCAGAACTCCTTTGATGACCAGTACCTGAACTGTAGGGATGAAATGACTGAGAAGTTGCCAGAACTCAAGCGCtctgattttctcaagaataACACATTTGAAAAGGTCTGGAAAAATGCCACAGCCAAGTGGCAGAAAGGAGGCTCCGATTCATCCACTCTGACCAAAGACCAGGCCATTGCCCTCTTAGTCTACACGATGAAGTCTGTGTATAGTGACTTCAATAAAGCCGTGCGCACAGCTGGAAACTCCAGCTGGGAATACCATGACAACTTCTACTTCAAAACgctgcatttcctgctgacCGATGTCCTCCAGAAGCTGAGAAACCCTAAGAATTGTCTGGATGTCTTCCAGTTAGTGAATAGTTACCAGTTTGAGGTGAAGACTGGCGCTAAAATCTGCTTCGGCCAATTCGCTTCATCATCGCTGGACAAAACGGTGGCCAAATATTATGGGACAGACACAATGTTTGAGGTGCACACATGCCATGGCATGGACATCCAGAAGTTCTCCTTCAGTCAAAGTGACAAGGAGGTGCTGATCCCACCCTTCGAGACCTTTGAAGTCAGTGATGTCAAGACAGAAGGAAGCATGTTGAACATTGTTCTTCGCTCCACCGGGAACTCCAGAAATTTCAACT GTGGGAGCCTCCCCAGGAAGTCCCCCAATCTTGGGGGGCTTCTCCTGGCTACCATGGCCATGGCAGTGGCCATTGGAACCCTCTAA
- the LOC141731900 gene encoding erythroblast NAD(P)(+)--arginine ADP-ribosyltransferase-like isoform X2, translating to MAMATTAVNEMPLDMAPDSFDNQYQGCGTNMTATLSALNNSEFQRNPLFAQAWLKATAEWQRRGSPVSPLSSPAQAIALMAFTMDELHTEFNAAVRRARRSIQEYRDNFHFKTLHFLLTQALVTLRQAQNGQCHNVYRGVRTYRFNAKPGDIVRFGQFSSASQNEKTAKHIRSATMFQVYTCHGVAIWNFSKYPDEKEVLIPPYETFEVIKVSQEGEKARIQLRSNGTFSKYNCEWLQGGSIPSAPFLLLGLLLATTTLAVATGIL from the exons atgGCCATGGCTACCACGGCTGTCAATGAGATGCCCCTGGACATGGCCCCGGACTCCTTCGATAACCAGTACCAGGGCTGTGGCACTAACATGACCGCGACATTGTCGGCCCTCAACAACTCAGAGTTCCAGCGAAATCCTCTTTTTGCCCAGGCCTGGCTTAAGGCCACAGCCGAGTGGCAGAGACGGgggtcccctgtgtcccctctgtcatCTCCAGCCCAGGCCATCGCCCTCATGGCCTTCACGATGGATGAGCTGCACACAGAGTTCAATGCAGCCGTGCGTAGAGCCAGGCGCTCCATCCAGGAATACCGAGACAACTTCCACTTCAAAACgctgcatttcctgctgacCCAGGCCCTGGTGACGCTGAGGCAGGCTCAGAATGGGCAGTGTCACAACGTGTACCGGGGGGTGCGCACGTACAGGTTCAATGCAAAGCCTGGTGACATCGTCCGGTTTGGTCAATTCTCTTCAGCATCACAGAATGAAAAAACTGCCAAACACATTCGGAGTGCCACGATGTTCCAGGTGTATACGTGCCACGGTGTAGCAATCTGGAATTTCTCCAAGTATCCTGACGAGAAGGAGGTGCTGATCCCACCATATGAGACCTTTGAGGTCATCAAAGTCAgccaggaaggagaaaaagcGAGGATCCAGCTCCGCTCCAATGGGACCTTCAGCAAATACAACTGCGAGTGGCTGCAAG GTGGGAGCATCCCCAgcgcccccttcctcctcctcggACTCCTCCTGGCCACCACAACATTGGCAGTGGCAACAGGGATCCTCTGA
- the LOC141731900 gene encoding erythroblast NAD(P)(+)--arginine ADP-ribosyltransferase-like isoform X1, with translation MAMATTAVNEMPLDMAPDSFDNQYQGCGTNMTATLSALNNSEFQRNPLFAQAWLKATAEWQRRGSPVSPLSSPAQAIALMAFTMDELHTEFNAAVRRARRSIQEYRDNFHFKTLHFLLTQALVTLRQAQNGQCHNVYRGVRTYRFNAKPGDIVRFGQFSSASQNEKTAKHIRSATMFQVYTCHGVAIWNFSKYPDEKEVLIPPYETFEVIKVSQEGEKARIQLRSNGTFSKYNCEWLQGDATGGSIPSAPFLLLGLLLATTTLAVATGIL, from the exons atgGCCATGGCTACCACGGCTGTCAATGAGATGCCCCTGGACATGGCCCCGGACTCCTTCGATAACCAGTACCAGGGCTGTGGCACTAACATGACCGCGACATTGTCGGCCCTCAACAACTCAGAGTTCCAGCGAAATCCTCTTTTTGCCCAGGCCTGGCTTAAGGCCACAGCCGAGTGGCAGAGACGGgggtcccctgtgtcccctctgtcatCTCCAGCCCAGGCCATCGCCCTCATGGCCTTCACGATGGATGAGCTGCACACAGAGTTCAATGCAGCCGTGCGTAGAGCCAGGCGCTCCATCCAGGAATACCGAGACAACTTCCACTTCAAAACgctgcatttcctgctgacCCAGGCCCTGGTGACGCTGAGGCAGGCTCAGAATGGGCAGTGTCACAACGTGTACCGGGGGGTGCGCACGTACAGGTTCAATGCAAAGCCTGGTGACATCGTCCGGTTTGGTCAATTCTCTTCAGCATCACAGAATGAAAAAACTGCCAAACACATTCGGAGTGCCACGATGTTCCAGGTGTATACGTGCCACGGTGTAGCAATCTGGAATTTCTCCAAGTATCCTGACGAGAAGGAGGTGCTGATCCCACCATATGAGACCTTTGAGGTCATCAAAGTCAgccaggaaggagaaaaagcGAGGATCCAGCTCCGCTCCAATGGGACCTTCAGCAAATACAACTGCGAGTGGCTGCAAGGTGACGCCACAG GTGGGAGCATCCCCAgcgcccccttcctcctcctcggACTCCTCCTGGCCACCACAACATTGGCAGTGGCAACAGGGATCCTCTGA
- the LOC141731896 gene encoding NAD(P)(+)--arginine ADP-ribosyltransferase 2-like translates to MAPLAHTLALLAMTVATADIKVVPLDMAHNSFDDQYLNCGAAMTAALPALKSSDFRENKKFSQAWEKATAEWQKRGSYSSFLTKDQAIALMVYTMNDVFREFNEAVRSAGRSCQEYRYNFHFKTLHFLLTQALQKLKCHNKCLDVSRGVKTQFSVKYGDKVRLSQFTSSSLNKSVAEHYGTDTMFEVHTCLGAHIEKFSFNQSEKEVLIPPFETFEVTKVTREGKKVQIVLRSTGNFSNYNCEWLRGGSLPRNSPNLGGLLLATVAMAVAIGTL, encoded by the exons ATGGCCCCCCTGGCTcacaccctggcactgctggcaatgACCGTGGCCACTGCGGACATCAAGGTGGTGCCCCTGGACATGGCCCACAACTCCTTTGATGACCAGTACCTCAACTGTGGCGCTGCCATGACTGCGGCCTTGCCTGCCCTCAAGAGCTCCGACTTCCGGGAGAACAAGAAGTTTTCCCAGGCCTGGGAGAAGGCCACAGCCGAGTGGCAGAAACGAGGTTCCTATTCATCCTTTCTGACCAAAGACCAGGCCATCGCCCTCATGGTCTACACAATGAATGATGTGTTTAGGGAGTTCAATGAAGCCGTGCGTTCGGCTGGACGGTCCTGCCAGGAGTACCGGTACAACTTCCACTTCAAAACgctgcatttcctgctgacCCAGGCCCTCCAGAAGCTGAAATGCCATAATAAGTGTCTGGACGTGTCCCGGGGAGTGAAGACACAGTTCAGTGTGAAATATGGCGATAAAGTCCGCCTTAGTCAATTCACTTCATCATCACTGAATAAATCGGTGGCCGAACATTATGGGACAGACACGATGTTCGAGGTGCACACGTGTCTCGGAGCACACATCGAGAAATTCTCCTTCAATCAAAGCGAGAAGGAGGTGCTGATCCCACCCTTCGAGACCTTTGAGGTCACCAAAGTCAccagggaagggaagaaggtGCAGATTGTGCTTCGCTCCACTGGGAACTTCAGCAACTACAACTGCGAGTGGCTGCGAG GTGGGAGCCTCCCCAGGAACTCTCCCAATCTTGGGGGGCTTCTCCTTGCGACCGTAGCCATGGCAGTGGCCATTGGAACTCTCTAA